The Bicyclus anynana chromosome 13, ilBicAnyn1.1, whole genome shotgun sequence region CTCACATTTGTTTTAAAGCCCACATAAAGAGAGAGAGATATATcatgtatgttatttatttaacttggcCAGGTAAAAAGACCAGGAAGTTTATTggacaaaagaaaaatctataGACAAAATTATCTTGCATTCttggtaataaagattttatgatTCACTTAGGCTAGAGTAATTAGAATGTTTCTACAATAAAAAACACTaatcatatattattttaacaagcaaatgtttttgttattcaaggTTTTGAAACTTCCTTATGGTAAACCACTTTTCCTCATGAGAAACATTTCAAATGCAATGCTTAGTTTTGATAAGGAAAACTGTTACACCAAAAATAGGAAGAgatatttattcaataatttaattaatcaccAGTTATTCATTCGTTTGTAATGATTCTCTTCACTGAAAATaaggttaaaattttaaatcagaTAGATTTCAATTTAGTGGGATATTTTCCAATATATGGTTGTCAAACTGTTTACATATttagataagtaaaataaatatgtaccaaaacatcaaaaatattaatttgagttattgatcaattattaaaattggtataGTATGCAACAAAGTCCAATCAGAACATGACGCTTATGGATACATAAAATATGGAACTATATCTCAGGAGGGCCATAATAGCTACAGTTTGGAGTTTGGCAATTTCAGAGCAGATGTTTGTCACATACTATAAAACCATTGAGTTATAATGTTTATGCCTTTATGCCATGTCAGGAGAATAGTGACACAAAAAGATTATCACAGATATGAAACTCCTGTTTATCAAAAACATTTTGGTAACAAAATTATCCACAGGAGTGAATCAATAATATgttaacaacattattttgaACGCTGATTATTCGGCAGTAATAACGGCATATGTTTTATTCAAGTGATAACGCAACAATTCGCCCTATCAGTGCACTCACCTTGCTATCTCTCTCCAATTCGTTTCTGAGCCATTCAAAATCACTGTACCGCCTTCTCACGCTCGACTCTTTTACTTTGAACACTGGCAAATTGGTCTGCAAGCAGGAAGCAGTATTTATGAGCTATTATCAAACAATCGACGCTTGGGCTAGTGATATGGCACGAGATCCGCCCACCACAAAAACTAATAGCTACACATCGATGTAGCGTGACCGTTTAATCCAATTATCCCTTTAAGGCACTGACGGCATCCTGCCTTACTTACCCTCATGCGAACTTCGTAATCGGTATAACGTTTTTTCCCAACACCCATCGTCACAGGGTTCACCACGTCGATCTCCAGGAAGTTCGCCGGCGCCGCGTACGCGTCGTCCagagtttgttttttaacatttaagcGCCTTGTAGCGTCGGCTGTTGTGTCCTCAGCCATCATATctcttttataaaacaaacaatcgCGAACTTAATTTAAAGACGGTACAGTAATCAAAAGCAAAGCAAATGAATTTGACAAATTGACATCTATGGCATTTTGACGTTTAGAATTTGATACATAGTTTTACGATGCGTTCAATTAAAGACGGCTCTCGGCATTGAGTGCTTGTCATAGAGTAGTATAATACATTGGTGCTTGTGCTGCTCGGATCGGAGGAGTTGAACTAGTCTGTGGTTCAGTGTTGCACCTATTTAACTGATAAGCTTCTACCATTTTAGtaattacatacctacctactcaacAATTTAAGCCCGGGCAATTTAACAcctaaaaatacctaaaatatgtataaagttACATTCCCATACGgctaaaattaagtaaaatcgtttaacatgaataaaaataaaatttaaaaagtcctCATCAGTCAGGcacatggattttttttacgatttttagtaagtcttttcataaaataaactcagacaaaaattgtagatctacaaaaaatgtaacaatacttttttttcatgaaaGCCATCGTTTCTGAGATTTTTAATTTGCATACTCATGctgtttttcatttatctacGAAGGTAACGTGCTAAGTAGTTATTCAAGACATGTTCAAGACCATtcaatatttcagtttttaaattaataaaacaaaacgaGGTGCCACAATAACCTTTATTGTAATTTACAcacgatatttattattatatatatttaatatattattcttaaatGTACACTTTACATAAACTGACTCATAGGGTCTTCCTCTCTTCGCCTCTTCATCATGTACGCCTCCATTTCCTCTTCAGTGGGTTCTTTGACCTGCATCATACTGTTGTAAGGACGTTTTCTTTCGTCTACAGACAACAAGTAATCTGCGTGCTTCTGTTTTCTTTCCTCCATTTCCAGCGCCTGCGTGAAATTATAAAGTAtgagtcacactaatattataaaggtttgAATGTGGAAATGTGTGTTTTGGAAGAGAGATAGAGTGTACCCTGGATGATAAAGGCTTCTTTCATCCAGGACAAATCCAAAATTCCCTCGGGATTCAAGATCAAAAAACGCgctagtgtgaaataaatttgtatttattttccgCTTTGTATTTTACATTCCAGAAGTTAGCTTGTTCACGGAAGTTAGATTGTTCGCGCCAACAAttagcagggttattatgtatctcagtacatttttcatcatattttcgtttctgcaatcatctaacattgtttttacaacggaattacataataattatatttattttacgtaaagttacATTAGTATAATAGTGGTAATAGCAAGTAGTAACGTTATTCTAACAAAAAAACGCATATTTACgcaatttcgttaaaatattcatattaaatgatcgttaaaacaaaaaatcactgtTATATGATGTTAAATGGCGTAGTCAAGGTcatttcgtagaaataactatgttagatgatcataaaaacgaaaatacgatgaaaaacgatgtagtcaaacattatttaaatggtacactgaaatacataataaggccgcagATCGTTTTAGTTCAGTTCTTATTA contains the following coding sequences:
- the LOC112049399 gene encoding sorting nexin-12 translates to MMAEDTTADATRRLNVKKQTLDDAYAAPANFLEIDVVNPVTMGVGKKRYTDYEVRMRTNLPVFKVKESSVRRRYSDFEWLRNELERDSKIVVPPLPGKALKRQLPFRGDDGIFEEEFIEDRRKGLEVFINKIAGHPLAQNERCLHMFLQDPTIDKSYVPGKIRNT